A window of the Ostrea edulis chromosome 1, xbOstEdul1.1, whole genome shotgun sequence genome harbors these coding sequences:
- the LOC125672352 gene encoding uncharacterized protein LOC125672352 isoform X1, with product MLSMCRLFADDNSLQQSSYNMLEIEYKLNYDLHILEKWSNKWLLKFNPSKTKAVYFSKKDNSILPKLFFQGDRLECVPVHRHLGLLLSHNLSWSLYIDSIVDKSFKKLGLLKRLKFKIGRKHLSKLYIAFIRPTLEYASIVWDGCSVHDTDKPEKVQLRAARIVTGLPIFASRESLYSETGWLTLKSRRYIAKMTTMFKICYGSAPDYLNEIIPYKHENISLYNTRNNDKFYIPKCRLELFKKSFVPDSVKQWNLLNVETREAISINSFRKNIITDITIPPSYYSFGKRYINIIHTKLRYNCILNYDLYKLNITNSPFCTCGHTNEDIYHFFFACKNYSRARNDLFNRLFMLDLVNIDTKLLLCGDVNLPLQTNITIFSVVHKFIEETCRFV from the coding sequence ATGCTATCAATGTGTAGATTATTTGCTGATGACAACTCACTCCAGCAGTCCTCATATAATATGCTAGAAATTGAATACAAGCTTaattatgatttacatatactagaaaaatggtcaaataaGTGGCTACTCAAATTCAATCCATCCAAGACTAAAGCTGTTTATTTTTCGAAAAAAGATAActctattttaccgaaattatttTTCCAAGGTGATAGATTGGAGTGTGTTCCAGTCCATCGTCATCTAGGCTTATTATTGTCACATAACCTCAGTTGGTCTTTATACATTGATTCCATAGttgataaatcttttaaaaaattagggcttttaAAAAGGCTTAAGTTCAAAATTGGCAGAAAACATCTGTCAAAATTGTATATAGCTTTTATTAGACCTACTCTCGAATATGCTTCAATTGTTTGGGATGGCTGTTCTGTTCACGATACTGATAAGCCTGAAAAAGTACAATTACGTGCAGCTAGAATTGTTACTGGTCTTCCTATTTTTGCATCTAGAGAATCCCTTTATTCAGAAACAGGCTGGCTAACTTTAAAAAGTAGACGTTATATTGCAAAAATGACtaccatgtttaaaatttgcTATGGTAGCGCCCctgattatttaaatgaaattattccatataaacatgaaaatatatcccTTTATAATACTAGAAACaatgataagttttacattccaaaatgcagattagagttattcaaaaaatcatttgtacctgactctgtaaaacagtggaatttattaaatgtagaaaccagagaagccatctcaatcaattcattccgcaaaaatataataacagaCATTACAATACCACCATCATACTACTCTTTTGGAAAAcgatatatcaacattattcatacaaagctaagatacaactgtatacttaattatgatctttataaattaaatattacaaattctccgttttgtacatgtggacatactaatgaagatatatatcatttcttttttgcttgtaaaaattactccAGGGCTAGAAATGATCTTTTTAATCGCCTTTTCATGCTTGACTTGGTTAATATCgatacaaaattgttattatgcgGTGATGTCAATTTACCTCTGCAAACTAATATAACTATTTTTtcagttgttcataaatttatagaagaaacttgtagatttgtttaa